The following proteins are co-located in the Candidatus Competibacteraceae bacterium genome:
- a CDS encoding ABC transporter substrate-binding protein, which translates to MRGCLILAALALVSSAAFAAPPRAASLTLCADQYLLGLAAPEQIVAVSAAAADPDQSLFAAEAARYPVHRGSSEELIALRAEVVLTDRWMPLQTAARLDRFGVRVISIPLPNSWEEIADTTRAIAAALGRPEQGEARVAEMQARLEQLKQQTARRHAAPPLAAYFLPDGGSAGAGTFIDAVLQAAGTRNLATAVGLHGWGSFNLEQLTETQPDLVVLGFFDQGGDSRRMAFAHHPVFRRLLAGRPVIAVPDRYWMCSGWFLAEAAAYIAEHLPAESAP; encoded by the coding sequence GTGCGCGGATGCTTGATCCTGGCGGCGCTGGCGCTGGTGAGCTCGGCGGCTTTCGCGGCCCCGCCGCGCGCCGCCTCACTGACCTTGTGCGCTGACCAGTACCTGCTGGGGCTGGCCGCTCCGGAGCAGATCGTCGCCGTCTCCGCCGCCGCCGCCGATCCGGACCAGTCGCTGTTCGCCGCCGAGGCCGCCCGCTATCCGGTCCATCGCGGCAGCAGCGAGGAACTGATCGCCCTGCGCGCCGAAGTGGTACTGACCGACCGCTGGATGCCACTGCAAACCGCCGCCCGGCTGGACCGCTTCGGAGTCCGGGTGATCTCGATCCCGTTGCCGAACAGTTGGGAGGAGATCGCCGACACCACCCGCGCCATCGCCGCCGCGCTTGGCCGTCCCGAACAGGGCGAGGCGCGCGTCGCCGAAATGCAGGCACGGCTGGAGCAATTGAAGCAGCAAACGGCCCGCCGCCACGCCGCGCCACCACTAGCGGCCTACTTCCTGCCCGATGGCGGCAGCGCCGGCGCCGGCACCTTCATCGATGCGGTGCTACAGGCCGCCGGTACGCGCAATCTGGCCACGGCGGTCGGTTTACACGGCTGGGGTTCCTTCAACCTGGAGCAATTGACGGAAACCCAGCCGGATCTGGTGGTGTTGGGTTTCTTCGATCAGGGCGGCGACAGTCGGCGCATGGCTTTCGCCCACCATCCGGTATTCCGCCGACTGCTGGCGGGGCGGCCGGTCATCGCCGTGCCGGATCGCTACTGGATGTGCAGCGGCTGGTTCCTGGCCGAAGCCGCCGCCTACATCGCCGAGCATTTGCCGGCGGAGTCCGCGCCATGA